ATTTGGAGAGGCCGTCCTCCGCCATTTTGACAGCTCCCGCCAGGTCGTCCTTTGCCAGAAGCAGGCTTCCCATGGCATACATGGCTGCCGGCTGGCGGCCCGCATCCCTGGCATTCACCCAGCCGGTGAGTTTTTCCAGCGCCTGGGGATTGGTGCGGAAGATGTCCTCCTCCAGCAGGATGTTGAAGGCGTCCATCAGCAGGGAGGATTCCGATTTGCCGCCAATGAACGCCAGCAGGCGTTCTTCCGCCGTTCCGGCAGTGTGTGGGGCTTCCTCTTCCTGAGGCTGGGCGCGCGTTTCCTCTTCCGCCTGTTCCGGGTTGTTTTTCTCCCGGACGATTTCCGCCCTGGCGAGGGCCAGACGGCCCAGATCCCGGATTTTCCCCGGATAGGCCTTGTTGTCCATGACGGCGGCGAAGATTTTTATGGCCTGGTCCAGGTTCCCCTGTTTGTCGGCCAGTTTGCCTTCCACGAGTTCGGCATAAGAGCGCATGGGCAGGTCCCTGGCCGTGCCGTCGTCCATTCCCGTCTTGAATTGTTCAAGAATGGCGGCGGCCTCCGCATAGCGCCCCAGGTTCACCAGAACGTCCGCCAGAAGGACGTGCGCGGTCCGGGAGATGGCGGTGGATTCCGCCTGCCCCAGCCTGGTGAGGGCATCCAGTAAAAGCTGCCGGTCCTGAAGCTGGCGCGCGAGCTGGGCTTTCAGCTGGAAGCCGTAGAGGGAGAGCGGGTCCGTTTCAGGAATGGAGGAGAGTTTTTCCAGGGCCCTGGTAAAGGAGCCTTTGTTAAAGAGGCCCGCCGCCATCCAGTATGATTTCATGGAGGAGTCCGGAAGTTGTTCCCAGGCAGTCAGCCCTTCTTCCGTTTTTCTGGCGCGGATCAGGGCTTCCGCCAGGAAGGGGCGGATGATGGCTTTCTGGGATTCCGGAAGATTTTTGGAGTTCAGGCATTCCTGAAAATGCTTGCTGGCTTCCAGGGGCAGGCGGTCTTCCAGGGCTTTCAGACCCTGCTGGTATTTTTTATTTTTCAGGAGGGCCTGCCTGTCCTGCGAGAGGGGAGCCTCCGGAGGAGGTGTTGCCGCGGCTGCAGGGGGAGTGCCCCCCATGGTGAGCAGAAAAGCCGCGCAGGACGTAAGAACGGCAAGGGAAAAACGGGGACTGAAGAAGGTGTGCATCATCGTAGGATTATGATTCAGGCCCCATGAAGATGAGCCGGATGTAGCGTTTGCCGGAGGCGGTCAGCTTCGGATCTTTGCTGGAGCCGGAAACGCGGTTGCAGGTCCTGTACAGTTGGGAGAAGGGATGGGGAACAGCCCGGATGACGGAGGGTTCCGTGCAGGGTTGGTCGGAGGGAGTCACGGAAACGGGAACTCCCGTTCCCGTAAAGCTGATTTCCCAGGACTTGGGATTGGCCGGTCCCGGTTTCAGCAGGAAGGGGTAGCGTTTGACAAGATTGGGCAGGCTTCCGGTAGATGGAGCGCGTACGACGTACTGAACGGGCAGGGAGGAGATATGGCGGGAGAGGGAGAATTCCGCGCCGTCCTTGCACTGCATGAGGGCGGGGGCCGGGTCAAAACCGGCCAGATTCAGGCCGTTGTAGGCGCCATGGCGGTTGGGGGTACCCAGTTTCAGGCTGGAATACCAGTTTTCAAAGTCGTCCTGGAGCTTGAGGCAAAGTTCCAGATGCACATGGGCGCGTGTTTTGTTCAGGCCCACTCCGGAGTAGCCCAGTTTTCCGATGACGTTTCCGGTGCCTACCCGGTCCCCCTCCTTGCAGGAGACGGAAGCCAGATGGGCGTACAGGCTGTAAAGCGGGCCGTCCGCCAATTGGTGTTCGATGACCACATAGCGGCCGTAGTTGCTGTGGGTGGGGTTGGCGGAAGCGTGGACCACGGTGCCTCCGGCTACGGGATGCACGTCGTCCAGCGGAATGCCGGAGGCGTCGCGCCTGAGCGGCTTGATATCGATTCCTTCATGGAATTTGACGGCTACGGGGCCTGCCTGGGTTCTGACGAGGGTCCGGGTAAAGCCGTAGGCTCCCGCCTCCCAGGGCTGGGATTTCTTCCCTTCAAAGTTCCGGTCCACGTACATGTAGAAGTCCTGCGGACGGTTGTCCAGCAAGGCCGTGTTTTCCGTGGGGAAGCGCACGACAATATCCGCCATCAGGAATGGCATGCTCCAGAAGAACAAGAGGATGCCGATCAGGGAAGGGAAGAACTTGCCGTGCATGCTCATACAAGGGGTGCTGGATCAGATCCGCCCCCGGCGGGTGCTGACCACGGTGCGGTCCTTATGTTCTTCGGGCTCCTTGGCTTCCTTCTTTTCCTGGGTGGGGTCCTTGATGGGAAGAAGGGGCTTGGTGACGGCGGCCAGCTTGTTGATGGGCTCTTCCCTCTTGGGGTCCGCCGGAGGAATGAATTCCGCCATGGCGGCAAGGTCCGCCGGGGAGAAGCCGCCCATGACGGCCAGTTTGCCGGAGGTAACGGGTTTGTTGTAAAGGCGCAGAGGCTGCATGGCATGACCGTTGACGACCGGCAGTATCTGCTTGCCGAGGTTGGCGGCGGTTACTCCTTCTACCCGGCTGTCCAGGCCTTTTCTGACATTGACCACAATGCCGTAGGTATTGTCCTCTGCCGGGAAGGAGTAGTAGGATTCAATGTCCTTCTGGGAAATGAAGGGAGCCTTGCTGTAGTAATGCCCGTCCCGCTCAAAGGCGAATTTTTTGCTGTCCGTCGCTCCCGTCTCCATGTGGAAGCTGACGGGATACTTGTCCGGGCCGCAGGAGCAGAGCATGAGGGAGCCAAGGAAGAACAGGAGCATTTTCATAATGTCCATGATAAAAGATTTAGTTCTCCCGGGGCAAACCAATAAACAGGCATGGAGTAATTTTATGCCGCCGTTACGGCAGGAGGGAGAGCGTTTTTTGAACAATCAGGTCTACTGGCATCAGTTTTCCCGCTCCTTCCGCTCCGCAGGCCAGCACGCCGGATTCACAGGGCCCCAGAATGCAGTGGCCCTTTCTTTGTTTCAGGACGGCCGCATTTTGCTGCGTGGCCGTGTGTTCCCACATGTGGACGTTCATGGCCGGACAGATGAGCACCGGGGCCTGGCAGGCCAGATAGAGGGAGCTGAGCATGTCCGGGGCGAAGCCGTGGGCGAAGTTGGCCATGGTGTTGGCCGTGGCGGGGGCCACGAGCAGAAGGTCCGCCCGCTGGGCCAGTTGGATGTGCGGGGGAACCCAGTCCGCCTTTTCATCCTCAAAGGAGGAGAAGACGGGATTGCGGGAGATCGTGTGCAGGGTGAGGGCTGTAACGAATTCCAGGGCCTTGGCCGTGCAGACGCAGTGCACCTCATGCCCGCTTTTGACGAGGGCGGAAGCGATGTCCGCCGCCTTGTACGCGGCAATGGAGCCGGTGATGCCCAGAATGATGCAGGCCATGGGTGGGGAGGGGTCAGGCTTTGGAGGCTTTTTTGCCTTCGTCAATGAGTTTCCAGAAGTGTTTGGACTGGCTCAGGATTTCATCTTCCCCTGCGGTCGGGGAGATGTTGGTGCGGAACAGAAAGTCGTTCAGGCTGTTGGCGTGCAGAACGCGGTGGACGACCACTTTGCCTTCAATGACTTCAAAGTAGATGCGGTAGTCCCTGGCTACGTAGCGGTAAAGAATTTTGCCATCCTTTTCCATCTTGCCGAAGCGGGCGTCATCAAGGGTTTGGAGGGTGGATTCAGAGACCTGGAAGTCCCCGAGCAGGTCCAGTTGTTCCAGGGTGGGGATGCTGGATACTTCCGCAGCGCTGATTTTATTGAAGACGATTTGAAGCACGCCCTTTTTTAAGTGCGCCGGCGGGTTAGTTCAAGCCTGAAACAAGGCACGGGCCGATTTTGAGAAGGACCGTTCCGAACCCCGGCATTCCCTTGGGAGCCGGGGTTCCGGATTAACGGGAGTCCTGCGTGGGGATGATGCCCCTGCTTTTTACCACCTGGGTGCCGCGAATGACTTCAACGGTCAGAGGCTTTTCCCCCGTGAGGTAATAGGTGGCATCCAGCATGTCCCCGTAGTTGTTAATGGTCGTGCCGTTGATGCTGATGAGGATGTCTCCTGTCTGGATGCCTCCCCGCGCGAGAGGGCCTCCGTTAATGAGGCCTTCAATGACGGGAGTGGAGGCGTTGATATCCAGCAGGCATCCCAGGCGCACCCTCTTGGCTTCCGGATGGGCTGCCAGGAAGGAGATGGCCTGGGCGGGCAGCAGGTGGCAGGTTCCCTTGCGGGAAACTCCCAGCACGATGCCGACCAGACGGTTTTCAGCGTCATAGCACGGCTGGCCGATGGGCGGCGCAGCCAGTTTGGGGAATTGGGCGCGGACAAGACGCAGCGGGAAGCTGGTGTCTCCTATGGAGTGCTCCATGCCCACGTAAATTCCCAGGGTGGTTTCATTCCGGCTGCTGGCAAAGGCCAGCTTGTCGCCGCGCTTGAGAAGGCCGGAGGGCGTCACAACCGCCTGCCCGTCGTGTATGCGGGCAGCGTCCACCTTGAAAATCGTCAGGCCCGTGAGCTTTTCCTGGGCCCATACCTGAAGGGGAGGGGTGTCCTTGTCCCCAAGGTAGTAGGTCACACCGCCGTTTTTAAAGACCCGGTAGGGAATCAGGGAGGCGAGCATGTCTTTTCCGACCTGCGCCGCCATGGCCGTGTACGGCTCTCCTTCCGCCTGGTGGGGAATGGCTTCTACCTTAAAAGGGGCAGGCACGGCCGCCGCTTGATAAATCAAGCCTGCAACGGCTATGCCCGCCAATATCGGAGCCAGGTTCATCATGGATTGTTACATCTCGATGAGAACTCGGGATACCGGTTTTTTATCGGTATTGGAATCAGTTTTCAGCTGATTGTCGTTGGCCGATGTTTCATATGAAGGCGCTCCCGTGGTGAATTCGGGTTTTTCCGCAGGGGCGACTTCGGTTGAGGGTTGTTCAATAGTTTCCTTACTTACGGGAACCGCTTTTTCCTTCAGGAGAATCTCTTCCTTATCCTTGGTGGAGGATGCGTAAGAGTCGGAAGGATCATCCATGTTCCCGGATGCGATAATAACGCCTACCGCAGCCAATGTCACGATGGACATGGAAGCATAGACCCACTGCCAGCCACGAAAGTTCTGCAGATAGTTGTCCAGGCGTTCGAGTAACAATTTCCAAGCAGAGTGGGTAGCCGGATCGGTTTCCTTTCTAAGATGAAAATTGCGGAGGAAATCTTCTTCAAAGTTGTCATGGTAACAAGCTTCCTTACGGAAAGATGCCAGCATGGCAACCAGAGTTTCCTCGTTATGTTCTGTGGATTGTTTATCCATCGTCGTTGATGTTAAGTGTAATAAAGGTTAGGGTGTTTTAGTCCCGAATCTGGGACTATGCGTTTGACAGGGCGGAGGGAACCGATGTTCAATATTTTTTCCACCGTTAACTCAGATATTCCGCCAGCAGGCCTTGCAGCTCCTTGTGGGCATAATGCAGACGTGATCTGAGCGTTCCTTCAGAGATGCCCAGAAGGGCGGATATTTCCGTGTGGTTGAGTCCTTTTACATCATGAAGCACAACGACTTCTCTGTGCTTGGTGGATAGTTTTTTCAATGCTTCATTAATCTTGAGCTGAAGTTCGTTCAGATGGGTGCGTCGTTCAGGGTCCGCTCCGTCCGTTTCGTCAGCCATGTTCATGTCCTTTTCCGTATGGTCGCCGTACTCGTCGTCGTCCAGGCTGTAGGTCATCCTGCGGTTGCGTTTTTTCAGGAAGTTTCTGGCATGGTTGACGGCAATGGAGTGCAGCCATGTATAAAAGGCGCTTTGTCCGTTGAAGTAGCGCAAGGCCCGGTAGGCTTTGGAGAACGCTTCCTGGGCGATGTCATAGGCATCGTCGTAGTTGTCCGTCATCTGGTACAGGGTGGCATGGAGCTTGCGGCTGTGGCGAATGACAAGTTCGTCAAAAGCTCGCGAATCTCCCTCCCGCGCCCTGGCGACCAGTTCAGTGTCTTCCAAGGTCGTATATGCAATGGGTCCCGACATATTAGCAGCAGAATACCCAAAAATAGGGACCCGCTACAAGGGCAAATCGTATGCACGCCCCCCTTTACCCTCAAACCAGCGCATGTATGCCACATTAACTGTGGTATATCCGCCCGGAGTCGGGTAGTCTCCGGTGAAATACCAGTCGCCGCAGGGGCCTTCTATGGATTCGTGCAGGTTTTCGATGGTCTGGAAGATGACTTCCACGGGGCACGGGGCGTCGTGCGGAGTGACCAGGCGGGTGATTTCACGGGAGATTTCAGCGTCCGTCAAGCCTTCGTAAATGGCCTTGACGCAGTTGCGCCGTTCTTCCCTGGGCTTGGTCAGTTCCTCCTTGCATGCCTTGTATACTTCTTCCAGCAACCGGGCCTGCCCGTGCTGCTTGATCAGGGAGACTGCCGCCTGGAAGGCGATGAAGTTCCCCAGTTCGGACATGTCAATGCCGTAGCAGTCCGGATACCGGATTTGCGGAGCGGTGGAGGCGACGACGATTTTCCGCGGATTGGTGCGGCCCAGGATGCGGAGGATGGACCTTCTCAGCGTGGTGCCGCGGACGATGGAGTCGTCAATGGCGACGAGCACGTCTTCCGGTCCCACGGCCCCGTAGGTGAGGTCATATACGTGGGAGACAAGCTGCGCGCGGCTCTTTTCCTGCGTGATGAAGGTGCGCATCTTGATGTCCTTGTGGGCGATTTTTTCACCGCGCGGCCACCGTTTCAGGATGGCGCTGTCCAGCATGTTTTCATCCAGGGTCCCGTTTCTCAGGGCTTCCAGTAGCTGGGCGTGCACGCGCTTGCGGCGGTAGACGCGCAGGCCTTCCAGCAGGCCGTAGTAGGCGGTTTCCGCCGTGTTGGGAATGTAGGTGATGGCAGATTTGTCAAAGCGGTCTTCCAGGGAGTCCACGATCTGCGGGGTCAGCGCCGCGCCCAGGGCCTTGCGTTCCCGGTACACGATGGGGTCGTTCCCGCGGGAGAAGTATATCTTTTCAAAGGAACACGGCGTGGGTTTCAGGGGCGTGGTGAATTCCGTGATGACGTGCGTGCCGTCCGCCTTGATGGAAAGCATGTTGGCCGGCGGCAGTTCCTGCACCTGTTCGCTTTCCACTTCAAAGACGGTCATCAGCGGGACGCGTTCAGAGGCCACGGCAATGAATTCATCCGTAATCAGGTAGTGGCAGGGGCGGATGCCGTGCGGGTCCCGCAGGCAGAAGTAGTCCCCGTTGCCGATGGCGCCCATGATGGCGTAGCCGCCGTCCCACTGCCTGGCTGAGTTGTGAATGATTTCCTGGATGTTGAGCCGGGAGGAGATGGCATGGGGGATTTCCGGGCCGGGCATGCCGCTGTCCCGCAGGGCGCGGTAAAGGTCCGTATGGGCTTCATCCAGATGGTAGCCGATTTCTTCAAGGACGGTCTGCGTGTCCGTGCCGAAGACGGGATGCTGGCCGCGCTCAATCATGCGCTGGTTCAGTTCCGGCGTGTTGGTCATGTTGAAGTTGCCCAGCACCATCAGGGTGCGCGTCGGCCAGTTGGTGCGGCGCAGGTAGGGATGGCAGGAGCCTTCGTCAAAGAGGCCGGAGGTGCCGTAGCGGAGGTGCCCCATCAGGATTTCCCCGCCGTAGTCAAAGTTGTTTTTAATGTCTTCAGCGTCTTTCAGGTTGACCTGACCGCGGCGGACTTTTTTGTTAAGCTTCTTGATTTGCCCGTTGAAGATGGTGGTGAGGGCGTCCTTGCTGGCGTCCCGGGTGCGGAACAGGTAGGGCTGGCCGAGGGGCATGTTCAGTTTCACGCAGCCGATGCCCGCGCCATCCTGGCCGCGGTTGTACTGCTTTTCCATCAGGATGAGCAGCTTGTTGAACGCCCAGAGGGTGGAGCCGTATTTATCCTGAAAATAAGAGAGAGGCTTAAGCAGACGAATGGCGGCTACGCCGCACTCGTGTTTAAGAAAATCGCTCATGGGATTGTGATGAAAAGATTGTCCTGTAAGTGTGGTGTATCCGCTGCAAGGAGATGGTGCCTTCTCTATTCGCCC
This portion of the Akkermansia massiliensis genome encodes:
- a CDS encoding M23 family metallopeptidase, whose translation is MSMHGKFFPSLIGILLFFWSMPFLMADIVVRFPTENTALLDNRPQDFYMYVDRNFEGKKSQPWEAGAYGFTRTLVRTQAGPVAVKFHEGIDIKPLRRDASGIPLDDVHPVAGGTVVHASANPTHSNYGRYVVIEHQLADGPLYSLYAHLASVSCKEGDRVGTGNVIGKLGYSGVGLNKTRAHVHLELCLKLQDDFENWYSSLKLGTPNRHGAYNGLNLAGFDPAPALMQCKDGAEFSLSRHISSLPVQYVVRAPSTGSLPNLVKRYPFLLKPGPANPKSWEISFTGTGVPVSVTPSDQPCTEPSVIRAVPHPFSQLYRTCNRVSGSSKDPKLTASGKRYIRLIFMGPES
- a CDS encoding flavoprotein; amino-acid sequence: MACIILGITGSIAAYKAADIASALVKSGHEVHCVCTAKALEFVTALTLHTISRNPVFSSFEDEKADWVPPHIQLAQRADLLLVAPATANTMANFAHGFAPDMLSSLYLACQAPVLICPAMNVHMWEHTATQQNAAVLKQRKGHCILGPCESGVLACGAEGAGKLMPVDLIVQKTLSLLP
- a CDS encoding PDZ domain-containing protein; its protein translation is MPAPFKVEAIPHQAEGEPYTAMAAQVGKDMLASLIPYRVFKNGGVTYYLGDKDTPPLQVWAQEKLTGLTIFKVDAARIHDGQAVVTPSGLLKRGDKLAFASSRNETTLGIYVGMEHSIGDTSFPLRLVRAQFPKLAAPPIGQPCYDAENRLVGIVLGVSRKGTCHLLPAQAISFLAAHPEAKRVRLGCLLDINASTPVIEGLINGGPLARGGIQTGDILISINGTTINNYGDMLDATYYLTGEKPLTVEVIRGTQVVKSRGIIPTQDSR
- a CDS encoding RNA polymerase sigma factor, whose translation is MEDTELVARAREGDSRAFDELVIRHSRKLHATLYQMTDNYDDAYDIAQEAFSKAYRALRYFNGQSAFYTWLHSIAVNHARNFLKKRNRRMTYSLDDDEYGDHTEKDMNMADETDGADPERRTHLNELQLKINEALKKLSTKHREVVVLHDVKGLNHTEISALLGISEGTLRSRLHYAHKELQGLLAEYLS
- a CDS encoding glutamine amidotransferase; the encoded protein is MSDFLKHECGVAAIRLLKPLSYFQDKYGSTLWAFNKLLILMEKQYNRGQDGAGIGCVKLNMPLGQPYLFRTRDASKDALTTIFNGQIKKLNKKVRRGQVNLKDAEDIKNNFDYGGEILMGHLRYGTSGLFDEGSCHPYLRRTNWPTRTLMVLGNFNMTNTPELNQRMIERGQHPVFGTDTQTVLEEIGYHLDEAHTDLYRALRDSGMPGPEIPHAISSRLNIQEIIHNSARQWDGGYAIMGAIGNGDYFCLRDPHGIRPCHYLITDEFIAVASERVPLMTVFEVESEQVQELPPANMLSIKADGTHVITEFTTPLKPTPCSFEKIYFSRGNDPIVYRERKALGAALTPQIVDSLEDRFDKSAITYIPNTAETAYYGLLEGLRVYRRKRVHAQLLEALRNGTLDENMLDSAILKRWPRGEKIAHKDIKMRTFITQEKSRAQLVSHVYDLTYGAVGPEDVLVAIDDSIVRGTTLRRSILRILGRTNPRKIVVASTAPQIRYPDCYGIDMSELGNFIAFQAAVSLIKQHGQARLLEEVYKACKEELTKPREERRNCVKAIYEGLTDAEISREITRLVTPHDAPCPVEVIFQTIENLHESIEGPCGDWYFTGDYPTPGGYTTVNVAYMRWFEGKGGRAYDLPL